In Primulina eburnea isolate SZY01 chromosome 14, ASM2296580v1, whole genome shotgun sequence, the following proteins share a genomic window:
- the LOC140811294 gene encoding uncharacterized protein: MVGKRGSRRATSASSCPRRGPEPSRAETIQEQLHLETRQEQPRQETRTEQPLHETRVEQPRPNENVGNLTLEQLGQFITRTVDEAMKRNQESMFAEDQAARQEREENMEGSQSRVEETRSRPSEENLEMEEMWREIRTLRQQLGNRAAAPKKGSPFSLAILKEGLPPNFRQSNVGEYDVHTDPEEHLGRFENAALLHQYSDEVKCRVFLGTLVRSAQQWFNTLQPSSIRSFEDFSAAFLHRFASSKKYQKNYLSLFVVKQQEAETLREFVQRFNNVALEIPAATPHIMISAFTQGLRGGEIFKSLVKKPPSSYDDLLVRAEKYVNLEDAQRHKRMEQRPGGGRVEGVERGGRKRGAGEREEDRTRGRGRFSSHVHLDRSHDKVMEVGESEGRGEKSQRIESRARLPSRDRREGSASGSRPRSRMSPRRGQGPPWVHQRIEESRRESRGQDVPREHAEPRRRMNEDNHPTRGMIHMISGGATDGDSGRAGKARGRRLENFEIYRGADLPQDTVISFGPEDLRGIVAPHNDALVVTATIANCDVAKIFVDNGSSVNVLFKSTLDQMKVEGFEFEPVSTPLYGIAGHAIPPLGQIVLPLSLGTDPRRATKMIAFTVVDTLSEYNGILGRPALKDFKAVASTYHQKLKFPEGKEVGALCGDQMVARRCYEGIVKEDGKKASVELNMIRKGRNE; encoded by the coding sequence ATGGTAGGTAAGAGAGGGAGTAGAAGAGCTACCTCAGCATCATCATGTCCTCGGAGGGGACCTGAACCATCTCGTGCTGAGACAATACAGGAACAACTGCATCTTGAGACGAGACAGGAGcaacctcgtcaagagacaAGAACCGAGCAGCCCCTTCACGAGACAAGGGTCGAGCAACCCCGTCCCAATGAGaatgtggggaacttgaccctAGAACAGTTGGGTCAATTTATCACCCGGACAGTGGATGAGGCCATGAAGAGGAATCAAGAGTCTATGTTTGCAGAAGATCAGGCCGCTCGCCAGGAGCGAGAGGAGAATATGGAGGGAAGTCAGAGTAGGGTGGAGGAGACGCGATCCCGCCCAAGTGAGGAGAATCTGGAGATGGAAGAGATGTGGAGGGAGATACGGACGCTGAGGCAGCAATTGGGAAACAGAGCTGCAGCCCCCAAGAAAGGAAGTCCTTTTTCCCTCGCCATTTTGAAAGAGGGACTTCCTCCAAATTTCCGACAGTCAAACGTTGGAGAATATGATGTACATACAGACCCCGAAGAACACTTGGGGAGATTTGAGAATGCGGCTCTGTTGCACCAGTATTCAGATGAGGTCAAGTGCAGGGTTTTTCTGGGCACGTTGGTGAGGTCAGCCCAGCAATGGTTTAACACTTTGCAGCCCAGCTCTATACGTTCTTTTGAGGACTTCTCAGCTGCCTTCTTGCACCGATTTGCTAGCAGCAAGAAATACCAAAAAAACTATTTGAGCCTGTTTGTGGTGAAACAACAAGAAGCTGAAACTTTGCGAGAGTTTGTTCAGCGTTTCAACAACGTAGCATTGGAGATACCAGCGGCCACTCCTCacatcatgataagtgccttTACCCAGGGACTTAGAGGAGGAGAAATTTTCAAATCGCTTGTCAAGAAACCTCCGTCGAGCTATGATGATTTGTTAGTTCGGGcggaaaaatatgtaaatctaGAGGATGCCCAGCGGCACAAGAGGATGGAGCAGCGGCCCGGGGGAGGAAGAGTTGAGGGAGTAGAGAGAGGAGGAAGGAAGAGGGGTGCAGGTGAAAGGGAGGAGGATAGAACTAGAGGTAGAGGACGGTTCTCATCTCATGTTCATCTGGATAGAAGTCATGACAAGGTGATGGAAGTGGGAGAGTCCGAGGGGAGGGGGGAGAAGTCGCAAAGGATTGAGAGCAGGGCTAGATTGCCTTCGCGGGACAGACGAGAAGGATCCGCATCCGGGAGTCGACCGAGGTCTCGCATGTCCCCTAGACGTGGTCAAGGTCCTCCATGGGTACATCAGAGGATCGAGGAGTCAAGGAGAGAAAGTCGAGGCCAGGATGTCCCTCGAGAGCACGCAGAACCGAGGAGAAGAATGAACGAGGATAACCACCCTacgagaggaatgattcatatgatctcggggggtgctactgatggaGACTCTGGGCGAGCTGGGAAAGCACGTGGCAGAAGGTTGGAGAACTTTGAGATATATAGGGGTGCAGACTTACCACAAGACACCGTCATCAGTTTTGGGCCGGAAGACCTTCGAGGCATCGTGGCTCCTcataacgatgccttggtggtGACGGCCACAATTGCCAATTGTGATGTGGCAAAGATATTTGTTGATAATGGAAGCTCCGTGAACGTCTTGTTCAAGAGCACGTTGGATCAAATGAAGGTGGAAGGATTTGAGTTTGAGCCGGTCTCCACCCCGTTGTATGGGATTGCAGGACACGCCATCCCACCTTTGGGTCAGATTGTGCTTCCCCTATCCTTGGGAACTGATCCTCGGCGGGCAACAAAAATGATAGCGTTCACCGTGGTGGATACCCTTTCAGAGTATAATGGAATTCTGGGGCGACCAGCTCTAAAGGATTTCAAAGCTGTAGCGTCCACATATCATCAAAAGTTGAAGTTTCCTGAAGGGAAGGAGGTTGGAGCCTTATGCGGGGACCAGATGGTCGCGCGTCGGTGTTATGAGGGGATAGTGAAAGAAGATGGGAAGAAAGCGAGTGTGGAGCTTAACATGATTAGGAAAGGAAGAAATGAGTAA